A region of Pontiella agarivorans DNA encodes the following proteins:
- a CDS encoding ferredoxin--NADP reductase, which translates to MLSTTKKRSTCKVLEIRRLTPETAVVRFEREGLDFEPGQYIRVGLEGDPEIRDYSVYSGSNHADYLEVLVRRVEDGLVSKQLCDLDVGEAVSVGGPYGHFKLLDEVREKPLLLISTGTGISPFHSFAESYTGLNYRLIHGTARADEAYESDFYGDHYFHCVSREEGGDFKGRVTDYLRDLEIDPETNAYLCGNCDMIYEAFDMLQDKGLPTAQIHTEVYF; encoded by the coding sequence ATGCTTTCAACAACGAAGAAAAGAAGTACGTGCAAGGTCCTTGAGATCCGTCGTTTAACGCCGGAAACCGCCGTGGTGCGTTTTGAGCGGGAAGGACTTGATTTTGAGCCGGGGCAGTATATCCGGGTCGGTCTGGAGGGGGATCCGGAGATTCGCGATTATTCGGTGTATTCCGGGAGCAACCACGCGGACTATCTTGAAGTTCTTGTGCGCCGGGTGGAAGACGGTCTGGTTTCCAAGCAGCTGTGTGATCTCGACGTCGGAGAGGCAGTGAGTGTCGGCGGTCCGTACGGCCATTTCAAGCTGCTGGATGAGGTGCGTGAAAAGCCGCTGTTGCTGATTTCCACGGGAACTGGAATTTCGCCGTTTCACAGTTTTGCTGAGTCATATACCGGACTGAATTATCGGCTCATCCACGGCACGGCCCGCGCGGATGAAGCCTATGAATCTGATTTTTACGGGGATCACTATTTTCATTGTGTATCGCGCGAAGAGGGCGGCGATTTTAAAGGGCGTGTGACGGATTATCTGCGGGATCTTGAAATCGACCCCGAAACGAATGCTTATCTGTGTGGTAACTGCGATATGATCTATGAGGCCTTCGATATGCTGCAGGATAAAGGTCTTCCCACTGCTCAGATTCACACCGAGGTCTATTTTTAA
- the miaB gene encoding tRNA (N6-isopentenyl adenosine(37)-C2)-methylthiotransferase MiaB — MKCCVVTLGCQMNQSDSERIRSVIEKYGYEMTDSEEAADLIGIVACSVRQKAIDKVYSKIAKWNRWKNERPLVTFVSGCILPADEVKFLKLFDLVFRMNELPDLPKMLQQCGVATEFSVRNPVADIERHDERTDFWQVDPTYSSDFEAFVPIQNGCDKFCSFCAVPYTRGREVSRLSGDILQEVQKLIDRDVKSITLLGQNVNSYGLDKKGEEISFAELLRKIGELGKASGKGLWVYFTSPHPRDMTRDVIEAIADYECLAKQIHLPVQSGDEKLLRKMNRNHSIEDYLKIVDDIRELLPTATIFTDIIVGFTGETDEQLENTAKLMLGVKFNMAYIAKYSPRVGARSARWEDDITPQQKSERLARLTEVLKRTSLEHNESMIGKKYKVLVERVDPRKEGAVQARTEGKLPVRITDAPEDLVGTFQTVEITRASELSLTGRLVA; from the coding sequence ATGAAATGTTGCGTTGTCACTTTAGGTTGTCAGATGAATCAGTCGGATTCCGAACGGATCCGCAGTGTCATTGAGAAATACGGTTATGAAATGACCGATTCCGAGGAGGCGGCGGATCTGATTGGTATTGTGGCGTGTTCGGTGCGGCAGAAAGCAATTGATAAGGTTTACAGTAAAATTGCAAAGTGGAACAGATGGAAGAATGAGCGTCCGCTGGTGACGTTTGTTTCCGGCTGTATTCTGCCGGCCGATGAAGTGAAATTCCTGAAATTGTTTGACCTGGTTTTCCGGATGAACGAACTCCCGGATCTGCCTAAAATGCTGCAGCAGTGCGGGGTGGCGACTGAGTTTTCAGTCCGGAATCCGGTTGCCGATATTGAGCGGCATGATGAGCGTACCGATTTCTGGCAGGTGGATCCGACCTACAGTTCGGACTTTGAAGCTTTTGTGCCGATCCAGAACGGGTGTGATAAGTTCTGTTCGTTCTGTGCGGTGCCCTATACCCGTGGCCGCGAGGTTTCCCGCCTGAGTGGTGATATTCTGCAGGAAGTGCAGAAGCTGATTGACCGAGATGTGAAGTCGATCACGCTGCTGGGGCAGAATGTGAACTCCTATGGATTGGATAAAAAAGGCGAAGAAATTTCATTTGCCGAACTGTTGCGCAAAATCGGTGAGCTGGGTAAGGCCAGCGGCAAGGGTTTATGGGTGTATTTTACCTCGCCGCATCCGCGGGATATGACGAGGGATGTGATTGAAGCGATTGCCGATTACGAGTGTCTCGCCAAGCAGATTCATCTGCCGGTGCAAAGCGGCGATGAAAAACTGCTGCGTAAAATGAACCGGAATCACAGTATCGAGGATTATCTTAAAATTGTGGACGACATCCGCGAGCTGCTGCCGACGGCTACGATCTTTACCGATATCATTGTCGGCTTTACCGGCGAGACCGATGAACAGCTGGAAAATACGGCGAAGCTGATGCTGGGTGTGAAGTTCAATATGGCCTATATCGCCAAGTATTCGCCGCGTGTCGGTGCGCGCTCTGCCCGTTGGGAGGATGACATTACACCGCAGCAGAAGAGCGAACGACTGGCGCGCCTGACGGAAGTGCTCAAGCGTACGTCGCTGGAACACAATGAATCGATGATCGGTAAAAAATATAAAGTGTTGGTTGAGCGGGTTGATCCGCGTAAGGAAGGGGCTGTGCAGGCCCGGACCGAAGGCAAGCTTCCTGTTCGTATTACCGATGCGCCGGAAGATCTGGTGGGCACGTTCCAAACGGTGGAAATCACCCGGGCTTCCGAGTTATCGCTGACCGGTCGGCTGGTTGCCTAA
- the tadA gene encoding tRNA adenosine(34) deaminase TadA, with protein sequence MDDFSEDEFYMHMALREARLAAEEGEVPCGAVIVLNGEVIGKAHNQTETLNDPTAHAEVLAITQATQTVGNWRLNDAVMYVTKEPCPMCAGALVLSRMKKVVWGMTDPVRGGATSKFNILNEADLNHAVEVEAGLLEGECRFVMQEFFQKLRQASKDRKKQRRIDEDSAAN encoded by the coding sequence ATGGACGATTTTTCAGAAGATGAATTCTACATGCACATGGCCCTGCGCGAAGCCCGGCTGGCAGCCGAAGAAGGTGAAGTGCCCTGCGGGGCCGTAATTGTGCTCAACGGCGAAGTAATTGGAAAAGCGCACAACCAGACCGAAACGCTCAACGACCCCACCGCACATGCCGAAGTGCTCGCCATCACCCAGGCCACGCAAACCGTCGGCAATTGGCGACTCAACGATGCCGTGATGTATGTCACCAAAGAACCCTGCCCCATGTGTGCCGGCGCTCTGGTTCTTTCGCGCATGAAAAAAGTGGTCTGGGGTATGACCGATCCGGTCCGCGGCGGCGCAACATCGAAATTCAATATTCTCAACGAAGCAGATCTAAACCATGCGGTTGAAGTTGAAGCCGGCCTGCTTGAAGGTGAATGCCGGTTTGTTATGCAGGAATTTTTCCAGAAACTTCGACAGGCCTCCAAAGATCGCAAAAAACAGCGTCGAATCGACGAAGATTCCGCTGCGAATTAG
- a CDS encoding diacylglycerol/lipid kinase family protein, which yields MEQVLVLINPKSGVGGPHRYITAVQETWDDPWHDVYFQFSQSAEDGIEKVHRAVERGVNTVLVVGGDGMVNTIGSELVGTDVRFGVLPAGSGNGFARHFKTPLQPGPATKALLNGHTEKIDVGKVNDRLFFVTCSMAWDAALVETFEKYPFRGIVPYVLAGAQQLLEYRAQPFHVEIDSEQLELKHPLIFTIANLTQFGSDVIVAPDAKADDGNLELVAIETKDMPLVLAQVHRFIEKTFHQHHLVTNRNFKTMTVRRENDTPIQIDGELYQTEGDVHIQVLPSALNVIIPSL from the coding sequence ATGGAACAGGTTCTCGTACTCATAAACCCAAAATCCGGCGTAGGCGGCCCACACCGCTATATTACAGCTGTACAGGAAACGTGGGATGACCCGTGGCACGATGTCTATTTCCAATTCAGCCAATCGGCCGAAGACGGCATAGAAAAAGTCCACCGTGCTGTGGAACGCGGGGTAAATACCGTGCTGGTTGTAGGCGGCGACGGCATGGTCAACACCATCGGCTCTGAACTGGTCGGAACCGATGTCCGGTTCGGCGTACTTCCCGCGGGCAGCGGCAACGGATTCGCCCGGCACTTCAAAACTCCGCTTCAGCCGGGCCCCGCCACCAAAGCCCTGCTCAACGGACATACCGAAAAAATTGATGTCGGCAAAGTCAATGACCGCCTCTTCTTTGTCACCTGCTCCATGGCCTGGGACGCCGCGCTCGTGGAAACCTTCGAAAAATATCCTTTCCGCGGCATCGTCCCCTACGTCCTCGCCGGAGCGCAGCAACTGCTGGAATATCGAGCCCAGCCGTTTCATGTGGAAATCGATTCCGAGCAGCTGGAACTTAAACATCCGCTGATTTTCACCATCGCCAATCTCACCCAGTTCGGCAGCGATGTAATTGTGGCCCCCGATGCCAAAGCAGACGACGGCAACCTGGAACTGGTGGCCATTGAAACCAAAGACATGCCCCTGGTTCTTGCGCAAGTCCACCGTTTCATTGAAAAAACCTTCCACCAACATCATCTCGTAACCAACCGAAACTTCAAAACAATGACGGTCAGGCGGGAAAACGATACCCCCATTCAGATTGACGGAGAACTGTACCAGACCGAGGGCGATGTGCATATTCAAGTGCTCCCCTCTGCGCTGAATGTAATTATCCCCTCGCTCTGA